From Xiphophorus couchianus chromosome 23, X_couchianus-1.0, whole genome shotgun sequence, one genomic window encodes:
- the LOC114139683 gene encoding neuronal acetylcholine receptor subunit non-alpha-2-like isoform X1 has translation MKLVVRLLLLLLAECPVCHGAVSSASKFVSLAETEDALLKNLFQGYQRWVRPIQRANDTVKVRFGLKISQLVDVDEKNQLMTTNVWLTQEWIDNKLRWNPDKYGGITSIRVPSENIWLPDIVLYENADGRFEGSLMTKAIVKHNGAITWTPPASYKSACTMDVTFFPFDRQNCSMKFGSWTYDGNMVDLVLMDNHVDRKDFFDNGEWEILSATGAKGNRKDGLYSYPFITYSFILKRLPLFYTLFLIIPCLGLSFLTVLVFYLPSDEGEKLSLSTSVLVSLTVFLLVIEEIIPSSSKVIPLIGEYLLFIMIFVTLSIIVTVFVINVHHRSSATYHPMSPWVRSLFLQKLPRLLCMRGHTDRYHYPELAPESPELKPRSGSRRGGWKTSSGACGQAASDGKEEEAWATMLEKAIYSVRYISRHIRKEHFIREVVQDWKFVAQVLDRIFLWAFLTVSILGTILIFTPALQMFLKIPPPTATEEPPLHQ, from the exons atgaagttGGTGGTACGCCTCCTCCTGCTTCTCCTGGCGGAGTGTCCTGTGTGCCATGGTGCCG tttcctCTGCCAGTAAGTTTGTCTCCTTGGCGGAGACAGAGGACGCTCTGCTTAAGAACCTTTTCCAGGGATATCAGCGCTGGGTCAGGCCCATCCAGCGAGCCAACGACACCGTCAAAGTTCGCTTTGGACTCAAGATCTCTCAGCTGGTTGATGTG GATGAGAAAAACCAGCTTATGACAACAAACGTTTGGTTGACTCAG GAGTGGATTGATAACAAGCTGCGGTGGAATCCAGATAAATATGGTGGAATCACCTCCATCCGAGTTCCCTCAGAAAATATCTGGCTCCCAGACATTGTCCTATATGAGAA CGCTGATGGACGCTTTGAGGGCTCCCTGATGACCAAAGCTATCGTAAAGCACAACGGTGCCATCACCTGGACGCCACCCGCCAGTTACAAGTCTGCCTGCACCATGGACgtcacttttttcccctttgacCGGCAGAACTGCTCCATGAAGTTTGGGTCGTGGACCTATGATGGCAACATGGTGGACCTGGTCCTGATGGACAACCACGTTGATCGGAAAGACTTCTTCGACAACGGAGAGTGGGAGATTCTCAGTGCTACTGGAGCCAAAGGAAACAGGAAGGATGGCTTGTATTCCTACCCATTCATCACCTACTCCTTCATCCTGAAGAGATTGCCATTGTTCTACACGCTCTTTCTCATCATTCCCTGTTTGGGTTTGTCCTTTCTTACTGTCCTTGTGTTTTACCTTCCCTCGGATGAAGGAGAGAAGCTGTCACTCTCCACCTCTGTCCTAGTGTCCCTCACTGTGTTCCTTTTAGTCATAGAGGAGATCATCCCCTCCTCCTCCAAGGTAATCCCTCTCATCGGAGAATATTTGCTCTTCATCATGATCTTCGTCACCCTTTCGATTATCGTCACCGTCTTCGTCATCAATGTGCACCACCGCTCCTCAGCCACCTATCACCCAATGTCGCCATGGGTTCGCAGTCTTTTCCTGCAGAAACTGCCCAGACTGCTTTGCATGCGAGGACACACGGACCGGTACCACTACCCGGAACTGGCTCCGGAAAGTCCTGAACTGAAGCCTCGCTCTGGAAGTCGGAGGGGAGGTTGGAAGACGAGCAGCGGAGCATGTGGACAGGCAGCTTCTGATGGGAAGGAGGAAGAAGCCTGGGCCACCATGTTGGAGAAAGCCATCTACTCTGTGCGGTACATCAGCAGACACATCCGTAAAGAGCACTTCATTCGCGAG GTGGTTCAAGACTGGAAGTTTGTTGCCCAGGTGTTAGACCGAATCTTCCTCTGGGCTTTTCTTACTGTCTCAATTCTGGGCACCATCCTCATCTTCACTCCAGCCTTGCAGATGTTCCTGAAAATCCCTCCTCCAACTGCAACCGAGGAGCCGCCTCTACACCAATAA
- the LOC114139683 gene encoding neuronal acetylcholine receptor subunit non-alpha-2-like isoform X2: MTTNVWLTQEWIDNKLRWNPDKYGGITSIRVPSENIWLPDIVLYENADGRFEGSLMTKAIVKHNGAITWTPPASYKSACTMDVTFFPFDRQNCSMKFGSWTYDGNMVDLVLMDNHVDRKDFFDNGEWEILSATGAKGNRKDGLYSYPFITYSFILKRLPLFYTLFLIIPCLGLSFLTVLVFYLPSDEGEKLSLSTSVLVSLTVFLLVIEEIIPSSSKVIPLIGEYLLFIMIFVTLSIIVTVFVINVHHRSSATYHPMSPWVRSLFLQKLPRLLCMRGHTDRYHYPELAPESPELKPRSGSRRGGWKTSSGACGQAASDGKEEEAWATMLEKAIYSVRYISRHIRKEHFIREVVQDWKFVAQVLDRIFLWAFLTVSILGTILIFTPALQMFLKIPPPTATEEPPLHQ, translated from the exons ATGACAACAAACGTTTGGTTGACTCAG GAGTGGATTGATAACAAGCTGCGGTGGAATCCAGATAAATATGGTGGAATCACCTCCATCCGAGTTCCCTCAGAAAATATCTGGCTCCCAGACATTGTCCTATATGAGAA CGCTGATGGACGCTTTGAGGGCTCCCTGATGACCAAAGCTATCGTAAAGCACAACGGTGCCATCACCTGGACGCCACCCGCCAGTTACAAGTCTGCCTGCACCATGGACgtcacttttttcccctttgacCGGCAGAACTGCTCCATGAAGTTTGGGTCGTGGACCTATGATGGCAACATGGTGGACCTGGTCCTGATGGACAACCACGTTGATCGGAAAGACTTCTTCGACAACGGAGAGTGGGAGATTCTCAGTGCTACTGGAGCCAAAGGAAACAGGAAGGATGGCTTGTATTCCTACCCATTCATCACCTACTCCTTCATCCTGAAGAGATTGCCATTGTTCTACACGCTCTTTCTCATCATTCCCTGTTTGGGTTTGTCCTTTCTTACTGTCCTTGTGTTTTACCTTCCCTCGGATGAAGGAGAGAAGCTGTCACTCTCCACCTCTGTCCTAGTGTCCCTCACTGTGTTCCTTTTAGTCATAGAGGAGATCATCCCCTCCTCCTCCAAGGTAATCCCTCTCATCGGAGAATATTTGCTCTTCATCATGATCTTCGTCACCCTTTCGATTATCGTCACCGTCTTCGTCATCAATGTGCACCACCGCTCCTCAGCCACCTATCACCCAATGTCGCCATGGGTTCGCAGTCTTTTCCTGCAGAAACTGCCCAGACTGCTTTGCATGCGAGGACACACGGACCGGTACCACTACCCGGAACTGGCTCCGGAAAGTCCTGAACTGAAGCCTCGCTCTGGAAGTCGGAGGGGAGGTTGGAAGACGAGCAGCGGAGCATGTGGACAGGCAGCTTCTGATGGGAAGGAGGAAGAAGCCTGGGCCACCATGTTGGAGAAAGCCATCTACTCTGTGCGGTACATCAGCAGACACATCCGTAAAGAGCACTTCATTCGCGAG GTGGTTCAAGACTGGAAGTTTGTTGCCCAGGTGTTAGACCGAATCTTCCTCTGGGCTTTTCTTACTGTCTCAATTCTGGGCACCATCCTCATCTTCACTCCAGCCTTGCAGATGTTCCTGAAAATCCCTCCTCCAACTGCAACCGAGGAGCCGCCTCTACACCAATAA
- the LOC114139684 gene encoding uncharacterized protein C3orf85: protein MKNVILLAILSGVFAAPFINEEVAKKFIRLKRQAGYWDPHHSQNMWGFTIQEQANEHWTAVRDSAQYYMDMSHLMFDRSVADENTRQLMEMLRNAQAHLDSQTARHR from the exons ATGAAGAATGTGATCCTGTTGGCGATTTTAAGTg GGGTGTTCGCTGCTCCGTTTATTAATGAGGAGGTGGCTAAGAAGTTCATCAGATTGAAGAGACAGGCGGGATACTGGGATCCACACCACTCCCAGAACATGTGGGGTTTCACCATCCAGGAACAG GCCAACGAACACTGGACGGCAGTTCGAGACAGCGCTCAATACTACATGGACATGAGCCACCTGATGTTTGACCGCTCTGTGGCTGA TGAAAATACCAGGCAGTTAATGGAGATGCTGCGAAATGCACAAGCTCACCTGGACAGCCAGACGGCCCGACACAGATAG